The following proteins are co-located in the Mobula hypostoma chromosome 4, sMobHyp1.1, whole genome shotgun sequence genome:
- the atp5fa1 gene encoding ATP synthase subunit alpha, mitochondrial, translated as MLSARLTAALARSLARQRSQVARHVFPAGFVATKNLHTSRTCLQKTGTAEVSSILEERILGADTSADLEETGRVLSIGDGIARVYGLRNVQAEEMVEFSSGLKGMSLNLEPDNVGVVVFGNDKLIKEGDIVKRTGAIVDVPVGEELLGRVVDALGNAIDGKGALGAKQRRRVGLKAPGIIPRISVREPMQTGIKAVDSLVPIGRGQRELIIGDRQTGKTGIAIDTIINQKRFNDGTDEKKKLYCIYVAIGQKRSTVAQLVKRLTDADAMKYTIVVSATASDAAPLQYLAPYSGCSMGEYFRDNGKHALIIYDDLSKQAVAYRQMSLLLRRPPGREAYPGDVFYLHSRLLERAAKMNDNFGGGSLTALPVIETQAGDVSAYIPTNVISITDGQIFLETELFYKGIRPAINVGLSVSRVGSAAQTKAMKQVAGTMKLELAQFREVAAFAQFGSDLDAATQQLLNRGVRLTELLKQGQYVPMAIEEQVAVIYAGVRGHLDKMEPSKITKFEPAFLAHVRSQHQDVLATIRAEGHISNETEGKLKKIVVDFLSTFEV; from the exons ATGTTGTCGGCCCGCCTGACAGCCGCACTCGCGCGGTCTCTCGCTAGGCAGCGATCTCAG GTGGCAAGACATGTCTTTCCTGCAGGATTTGTAGCCACTAAAAATCTTCACACTTCAAGGACATGCCTTCAAAAGACTG GTACCGCAGAGGTTTCTTCCATCTTGGAGGAGCGTATTCTAGGAGCTGATACCTCTGCCGACCTGGAAGAGACTGGTCGTGTGCTCTCAATTGGTGATGGCATCGCTCGTGTGTACGGTCTGCGAAATGTGCAGGCTGAAGAAATGGTGGAATTCTCCTCTGGTCTGAAG GGAATGTCTTTGAATTTGGAACCTGACAATGTTGGTGTTGTAGTGTTTGGCAATGACAAGCTGATTAAGGAAGGTGACATTGTAAAGAGAACTGGTGCCATTGTGGATGTTCCAGTAGGAGAGGAACTACTTGGACGTGTTGTTGATGCCCTGGGAAATGCCATTgatggaaag GGTGCACTTGGAGCTAAGCAACGTAGGCGTGTGGGATTGAAAGCTCCTGGTATTATCCCCAGGATCTCTGTGCGTGAGCCCATGCAGACTGGTATTAAGGCTGTCGATAGTCTGGTGCCCATTGGCCGTGGTCAGCGTGAGCTTATCATTGGTGATAGACAGACTGG CAAAACTGGTATTGCTATTGACACCATCATCAACCAAAAGAGATTCAATGATGGCACTGATGAGAAGAAGAAACTGTACTGCATTTATGTTGCTATTGGTCAGAAGAGATCCACTGTGGCTCAGCTTGTCAAGAGATTGACTGATGCTG ATGCAATGAAGTATACCATCGTGGTGTCTGCCACAGCCTCTGATGCTGCTCCACTTCAGTATCTGGCTCCATATTCTGGCTGCTCAATGGGAGAGTACTTCAGAGACAACGGCAAGCATGCCCTAATCATCTATGATGACTTGTCTAAACAG GCTGTTGCCTACCGCCAGATGTCCTTGCTTCTGCGTCGTCCCCCAGGGCGGGAGGCCTATCCTGGTGATGTATTCTATCTGCACTCCCGTCTGCTGGAGAGAGCAGCCAAGATGAACGATAACTTTGGTGGTGGCTCCCTTACAGCTCTTCCAGTAATTGAGACTCAGGCTGGTGATGTGTCTGCTTACATTCCAACCAATGTCATCTCCATTACGGATGGTCAG ATCTTCTTGGAAACTGAACTGTTCTACAAGGGCATCCGCCCAGCCATTAATGTGGGTCTGTCTGTATCCCGTGTAGGATCTGCTGCCCAGACCAAAGCCATGAAACAG GTGGCTGGTACCATGAAGCTGGAGTTGGCCCAATTCCGTGAAGTGGCAGCTTTTGCCCAGTTTGGTTCTGATTTAGACGCTGCTACTCAACAGCTGCTGAACCGCGGTGTTCGTTTGACAGAGCTGCTCAAACAAGggcagtacg TTCCCATGGCTATCGAGGAACAGGTTGCAGTTATTTATGCTGGAGTCAGGGGTCACCTGGATAAAATGGAACCCAGCAAGATCACAAAGTTTGAACCAGCTTTCTTAGCCCATGTGAGAAGTCAGCACCAAGATGTCTTGGCAACAATCAG GGCTGAAGGGCACATCAGTAACGAAACAGAAGGCAAGCTGAAGAAAATAGTAGTAGATTTCTTGTCCACCTTTGAGGTATAA